One segment of Strix aluco isolate bStrAlu1 chromosome 17, bStrAlu1.hap1, whole genome shotgun sequence DNA contains the following:
- the NCOA6 gene encoding nuclear receptor coactivator 6 isoform X7: MVLDDLPNLKDTYASLYSSAMEDLEVDFDSGLEEDELKQEAAPEDSTIFVAFKGNIGDRDFEQKLDTILENVPGLLHMESNKLKLQKIEPWNSVRVTFNIPREAAERLRILAQNNNQQLRDLGILSVQIEVHPNGALLLGEGAINLALAQNRSQDVRINGPLGASNSVRMETGFPMQGGQGLIRMSNAAAVMMSQSGNVPSSMVASGASAELQPRTPRPSSQPGDAMDPLLSGLNIQQQNHPSGSLAPQLHSMQSVPVNRQMNSANFQQLQQQTQLQTRPPQPHQQPQQGIRPSFTSPAQVPVPPGWNQLPSGALQPPPTQGALGTLTVNQGWKKAPLPGQMQQQLQARPSLATVQTPTHPPPPYPFGSQQASQAHSNFPQMSNPGQFTAPQMKSLQGGPSRVPTPLQQPHLTNKSPASSPSSFQQGSPASSPTVNQTQQQMGPRPPQSSTLPQGFQQPVSSPSRNPMVQQGNVPPNFMVMQQQNQGPQGLHPGLGGMPKRLPPGFPAGQANQNFMQGQVPSTAPGAPVNSGAPQLQTSQNVQHTGGQGSGPPQNQMQAPHGPPNMMQTNLMGLHGNMNNQQAGASGVPQVNMGNIQGQPQQGPQSQLMGMHQQIVSSQGQMVNIQAQGSLNPQNQMILSRTQLMPQGQMMVTPQNQNLGPSPQRMTPPKQMIPQQGQQMMSTHNQMMGPQGQVLLQQNSMMEQMMTTQMQGNKQPFSTQNQSNVMTGPAQLMRGPTPNMQGNMVQFTGQMMAQQGPVNGNPSQVMGIQGQVLRPTGPGPHISQQLGDTTTTANNDVNLTQMLPDVPVQQPNMVPSHMQAMQGNNNASGSHFSGHGLPFNTGFSGTPNGNQISCGQNPVFPVNKDVTLTSPLLVNLLQSDISAGHFGVNNKQNNQNANKPKKKKPPRKKKNNQQLEQTTSSEPRPAGLEESDQSSMSGEQGMNLDNSGPKLSDFASRPPGYPSQPVEQRPLQQMPPQLMPHTQQPQPQQPPQPPPQPGQAPPQTPQQQQQQMMMMLMMQQDPKSVRLPVPQGVHPPRGPLNPDAQRMPMQQSGNMPVMVNLQGPGSVPPSPDKQRISLPGNPPLGNNARKMVYQDNVQNPSSSPLGEVSSVSSLPEAGGAEGPPASGAQNNLTSHLVVSQNQLMMTGPKPGPSPLSTAQGASPQQQSNSLPNALTHHFPNVATPSQTSRPKTPNRASPRPYYPQTPNNRPPSTEPSEISLSPERLNASIAGLFPPQINIPLPPRPNLNRGFDQQGLNPTTLKAIGQAPSNLTLNNQSSFAAPQSHKLEGVVINSGKQTNTGGTKRASPSNSRRSSPGSSRKTTPSPGRQNSKAAKLSLTTQQNPSLLQNMELQRNMMAGPSSLPTPVTTSFQNNNMLSNQNPAISVPAMTGIPEDNKESLSVPQDNECQTAQGVQGSKDQPSIELKGIPTPEMKMLVSEEQSKKDGPALDTTKLPVLEESKTMVSPAMREAPTSLSQLLDNSGAPNVTIKPPGLTGLEMAPIVATGEEMKKIAVIPPLQDSSSSKEPSNSLSLPQNNEPCSNPGHQELGEINVAQSVPPVMQRPVSSSSISGPLPSNQITVFVTSNPITSSANTSAPLPSHLQPALVSTVVTMPNVGSKVMVSEGQSAVQSNARPQFITPVFINSSSIIQVMKGSQSSTIPAAPMTSNSSLMPQSVAVVGPLHIPQNIKFSSGPAPPSTSSSSPVSSIPTSRSLVLNPLAPPIQLPSPATTSSSVPSHLPTQRVKDFSPEETSQSGGSSEQCSVTATQPGPVVSPLLTSSPGSGNRRSPVSSSKGKGKVDKIGQLLLTKACKKVTGSLEKGEEQYALDGETEGQGLETSVPNSLGTEQSPAELDNKTVTPPAPSLIKQSTSGPGSSSVSTAAAAPASLSPGASTSTPPTSVLSVVTTPVVPDPAPAAPSTNGSNHGGLPAEQTGVGVVEEKAGAHQELLQSTASSQHLTQKKSSVATSESTVQRTELETNAPVVAGQRLQ, translated from the exons ATGGTTTTGGATGATCTACCTAACTTAAAAGATACATATGCCTCCTTGTACTCCTCAGCTATGGAAGACTTAGAGGTGGATTTTGATTCAGGACTGGAGGAAGATGAACTGAAACAGGAGGCTGCTCCTGAGGATTCCACAATCTTTGtagcttttaaaggaaatataGGTGACAGAGACTTTGAGCAGAAACTAGATACCATACTGGAGAATGTGCCTGGCCTTTTACACATGG aatccAACAAGTTAAAACTGCAGAAGATAGAGCCTTGGAACAGCGTGCGCGTTACCTTCAATATACCCCGAGAAGCTGCAGAGCGGCTGCGAATTCTGGCTCAGAATAATAACCAACAGCTTCGTGACCTGGGAATTCTCTCAGTTCAGATTGAAG TTCACCCAAATGGTGCATTACTTTTAGGGGAAGGTGCTATCAATTTAGCTTTAGCTCAAAACAGAAGTCAAGATGTCCGAATTAATGGGCCCCTGGGAGCAAGCAACTCAGTGCGAATGGAAACAGGGTTTCCCATGCAAGGGGGACAAG gtttaatAAGAATGAGCAATGCTGCAGCTGTCATGATGTCCCAGAGTGGAAATGTGCCCTCCTCTATGGTGGCAAGTGGTGCTagtgctgagctgcagccaaGAACACCTCGGCCTTCCTCACAGCCAGGTG ATGCAATGGACCCACTCTTATCTGGGCTAAATATCCAGCAGCAAAATCATCCATCTGGATCTTTAGCTCCCCAGCTCCATTCAATGCAGTCAGTTCCTGTAAACAGGCAGATGAACTCAGCCAACtttcagcagctccagcagcagacGCAGTTGCAGACACGTCCTCCCCAGCCACAtcagcagccacagcagggtATTCGACCTTCATTTACTTCACCAGCACAGGTTCCAGTTCCCCCTGGCTGGAACCAGCTTCCTTCTGGAGCACTTCAGCCTCCTCCAACCCAGGGAGCATTGGGTACCTTGACAGTAAACCAGGGTTGGAAAAAGGCCCCATTGCCTGGACAAATGCAGCAGCAACTTCAAGCAAGACCATCTCTAGCAACAGTACAAACTCCTACTCATCCTCCACCTCCATATCCTTTTGGAAGCCAGCAAGCTTCCCAGGCTCACTCAAACTTTCCCCAAATGAGCAATCCTGGCCAGTTTACTGCTCCTCAAATGAAAAGCCTTCAGGGAGGGCCCTCACGGGTTCCTACGCCACTGCAACAACCCCACCTGACCAACAAGTCTCCtgcttcctctccctcctccttccagcAGGGATCTCCTGCATCATCTCCAACAGTTAACCAGACGCAGCAGCAGATGGGACCAAGGCCTCCCCAGAGTAGCACGCTTCCCCAGGGATTTCAGCAGCCTGTCAGTTCTCCTAGTCGTAATCCTATGGTGCAACAGGGGAATGTACCCCCCAACTTCATGGTGATGCAGCAGCAAAACCAAGGTCCACAAGGTTTACACCCTGGTTTAGGAG GAATGCCCAAGCGCCTTCCCCCGGGGTTCCCTGCAGGCCAGGCCAACCAGAACTTCATGCAAGGTCAGGTGCCTTCCACAGCTCCAGGAGCACCAGTGAACAGCGGAGCGCCGCAGCTGCAAACTAGCCAAAACGTGCAGCACACAG gtggccAGGGATCTGGACCTCCTCAAAATCAGATGCAAGCACCACATGGCCCACCAAATATGATGCAGACCAATCTAATGGGACTTCATGGAAATATGAACAACCAGCAGGCTGGTGCTAGTGGGGTGCCACAAGTTAACATGGGCAACATACAGGGACAGCCTCAGCAAGGACCACAGTCTCAGCTTATGGGAATGCATCAGCAAATTGTATCCTCTCAAGGACAGATGGTAAACATTCAGGCTCAGGGATCGCTGAACCCTCAAAACCAGATGATACTTTCTCGAACTCAGCTCATGCCACAAGGCCAAATGATGGTGAcgccacaaaaccaaaatcttggTCCTTCTCCCCAAAGGATGACCCCACCCAAACAGATGATTCCCCAGCAGGGACAACAGATGATGTCCACACACAATCAGATGATGGGACCTCAGGGCCAGGTCTTGTTGCAGCAAAACTCGATGATGGAGCAGATGATGACCACTCAGATGCAAGGAAATAAACAGCCTTTTAGTACTCAAAACCAGTCCAATGTTATGACGGGGCCAGCTCAACTGATGAGAGGACCAACCCCAAACATGCAAGGAAACATGGTGCAGTTCACTGGGCAGATGATGGCACAGCAAGGCCCTGTGAATGGTAATCCTTCTCAGGTTATGGGAATTCAAGGGCAAGTTTTAAGACCCACTGGACCTGGTCCTCACATATCTCAGCAACTTGGGGATACTACTACTACAGCAAATAATGATGTGAACTTGACACAGATGTTACCTGATGTTCCTGTGCAGCAGCCAAACATGGTGCCTTCTCATATGCAAGCAATGCAAGGAAACAACAATGCTTCAGGGAGTCATTTCTCTGGCCATGGGCTGCCTTTCAATACGGGGTTTAGTGGAACACCAAATGGGAATCAGATTTCCTGTGGGCAGAATCCTGTTTTTCCTGTCAATAAAGATGTTACGCTCACAAGTCCACTCTTGGTTAACCTTCTTCAAAGCGATATATCAGCAGGACACTTTGGTGtgaacaacaaacaaaataatcagaATGCCAACAAGCCAAAGAAGAAGAAGCCtccaaggaagaagaaaaataatcaacagCTAGAACAAACAAC ttcttcagaACCACGTCCAGCTGGCCTGGAGGAGAGTGATCAGTCATCAATGTCTGGAGAACAAGGAATGAATTTAGATAATTCAGGCCCTAAACTTTCAGATTTTGCAAGTAGGCCACCAG GTTATCCATCTCAGCCAGTGGAACAAAGACCACTTCAGCAGATGCCACCTCAGCTCATGCCGCATACGCAGCAGCCACAGCCGCAGCAGCCGCCACAGCCGCCCCCACAGCCAGGCCAGGCACCACCACAAAcaccgcagcagcagcagcagcagatgatgATGATGCTCATGATGCAGCAGGATCCCAAGTCAGTCAGGCTTCCTGTACCGCAAGGGGTCCACCCGCCCAGAGGGCCCCTGAATCCAGATGCTCAACGAATGCCAATGCAGCAGAGCGGTAACATGCCAGTGATGGTTAACCTCCAAGGTCCTGGATCAGTGCCTCCATCTCCTGATAAACAAAGAATTTCCTTGCCAGGCAATCCTCCTCTGGGAAATAATGCAAGAAAAATGGTTTATCAAGATAATGTACAGAATCCTTCCAGCTCACCCCTCGGAGAGGTTTCATCAGTATCCTCCCTTCCAGAAGCAGGTGGAGCTGAAGGCCCCCCAGCATCAGGAGCTCAGAATAATTTGACATCTCATTTAGTGGTTTCACAGAACCAATTAATGATGACAGGACCCAAACCTGGACCATCTCCACTTTCAACTGCCCAAGGTGCAAGTCCCCAGCAGCAGTCTAATTCTCTGCCTAATGCTCTTACACACCATTTTCCAAATGTTGCGACCCCATCACAAACTTCAAGGCCTAAAACCCCAAACAGAGCAAGCCCAAGGCCATACTATCCTCAGACTCCTAATAACCGTCCACCTAGCACAGAACCGTCAGAAATTAGCTTATCTCCAGAGAGACTCAATGCTTCTATAGCTGGTCTGTTCCCTCCCCAGATTAATATTCCTTTACCTCCCAGGCCTAATCTCAATAGAGGATTTGATCAGCAGGGTCTTAATCCCACTACTTTGAAGGCCATTGGACAAGCCCCATCAAATCTCACACTTAATAATCAGTCTAGTTTTGCTGCTCCACAGTCACACAAATTGGAAGGTGTGGTCATtaattcaggaaaacaaacaaacactggAGGAACAAAGAGAGCAAGTCCAAGCAATAGTCGAAGGTCCAGTCCTGGATCCAGTAGGAAAACTACACCGAGCCCAGGGAGGCAGAATTCAAAAGCAGCTAAATTATCATTGACAACTCAACAGAATCCATCTCTCTTGCAGAACATGGAATTACAAAGAAATATGATGGCGGGTCCCTCTTCTTTGCCAACACCTGTAACTAcaagttttcaaaataataacaTGCTAAGTAATCAGAATCCTGCGATTTCTGTACCTGCTATGACTGGCATTCCTGAAGACAATAAAGAGAGTCTTAGTGTGCCTCAAGATAATGAGTGTCAAACTGCACAGGGTGTCCAAGGTAGCAAAGACCAGCCCAGTATTGAACTAAAAGGTATCCCTActccagaaatgaaaatgttggtTTCAGAAGAACAGTCAAAAAAAGATGGGCCAGCCTTAGACACCACTAAGCTTCCAGTCTTGGAGGAAAGTAAAACCATGGTATCTCCAGCTATGAGGGAGGCACCAACCTCTTTAAGTCAACTTCTTGATAATTCTGGAGCTCCTAACGTAACCATTAAGCCCCCTGGGCTGACTGGTCTTGAAATGGCACCGATAGTCGCCACTGGTGAGGAGATGAAGAAGATAGCTGTCATTCCTCCACTGCAAGATTCGTCCTCGAGCAAAGAGCCATCTAATTCCCTTAGCTTACCTCAGAATAATGAGCCCTGTTCAAATCCAGGGCACCAGGAACTGGGAGAAATAAACGTTGCACAGAGTGTGCCTCCAGTAATGCAAAGGCCTGTCAGCTCTTCTTCTATTTCAGGTCCTTTACCTTCCAACCAGATAACAGTTTTTGTAACTTCAAACCCTATTACATCTTCTGCTAATACATCAGCACCGTTGCCATCTCACTTGCAACCTGCGTTAGTGTCGACTGTTGTCACAATGCCCAATGTAGGGAGCAAAGTTATGGTTTCTGAGGGACAGTCGGCAGTTCAGTCTAATGCCCGGCCACAGTTCATTACACCTGTTTTTATAAACTCATCATCAATAATTCAGGTTATGAAGGGCTCTCAGTCAAGTACGATTCCAGCAGCCCCAATGACTTCTAACTCTAGTCTGATGCCTCAGTCGGTCGCGGTCGTTGGACCTTTGCACATACCACAGAATATAAAGTTCTCCTCTGGGCCTGCTCCTCCCAGCACATCATCCAGCAGTCCTGTTTCTAGTATTCCCACCAGCAGGTCACTGGTTCTTAATCCCTTGGCACCTCCTATTCAGCTGCCTTCTCCCGCTACAACTTCTTCCAGTGTTCCTTCACATCTTCCTACTCAGCGAGTCAAAGACTTCAGCCCAGAGGAGACTTCTCAAAGTGGTGGGTCGAGTGAGCAGTGCTCTGTTACAGCAACACAGCCTGGACCTGTTGTTTCACCTCTTCTCACGAGTAGTCCAGGATCTGGGAACAGACGCAGTCCTGTTTCGTCGAGTAAGGGCAAAGGAAAAGTAGACAAGATTGGCCAACTCTTGCTGACTAAAGCATGCAAGAAAGTCACTGGCTCCCTTGAGAAAGGGGAAGAGCAGTATGCTTTGGATGGAGAAACAGAAGGTCAGGGACTAGAAACATCAGTCCCAAATAGTTTGGGGACAGAGCAATCACCAGCAGAACTAGATAATAAAACTGTGACACCTCCAGCACCCAGTCTTATAAAACAGAGCACTTCTGGGCCTGGCAGTTCGAGTGTcagcactgcagctgctgctcccgcCTCCTTGTCTCCAGGCGCATCAACAAGCACTCCTCCTACAAGCGTACTGTCGGTTGTAACCACTCCTGTAGTCCCCGACCCCGCACCTGCAGCGCCAAGCACTAATGGTAGTAACCACGGCGGTTTACCAGCTGAGCAGACCGGGGTTGGTGTGGTGGAGGAAAAAGCAGGAGCACATCAGGAACTGCTGCAAAGTACAG CATCCTCTCAacatttaacacagaaaaaaagttcAGTTGCAACATCAGAAAGTACTGTTCAAAGAACAG AACTTGAAACAAATGCTCCAGTAGTTGCTGGTCAAAG ACTTCAGTAA